One genomic window of Actinopolyspora halophila DSM 43834 includes the following:
- a CDS encoding SseB family protein gives MSTLGWGGTLAEQPHTETTQHGASEIVPAALAMQQGHGPEALLDTLRGSVLLVETEHGEDGYTVATMSAEPGGLWWLPVFSEQQQLADYALRGQRGDTSITYGQLSGAEVFDELLVQLPRGTGVLLDPAAEHTVALPPVPGIVPAAIALDPDVHGDTSDG, from the coding sequence ATGAGCACACTGGGCTGGGGCGGCACACTGGCCGAGCAGCCGCACACCGAGACCACCCAGCACGGAGCGAGCGAGATCGTCCCGGCCGCGCTGGCGATGCAGCAGGGGCACGGTCCCGAGGCGCTGCTGGACACGCTGCGGGGCAGCGTGCTGCTCGTCGAGACCGAGCACGGCGAGGACGGCTACACCGTGGCCACCATGTCCGCCGAGCCCGGCGGGCTGTGGTGGTTGCCGGTGTTCTCCGAGCAGCAGCAGCTGGCCGACTACGCGCTGCGCGGACAACGGGGCGACACCTCGATTACCTACGGGCAGTTGTCCGGGGCCGAGGTGTTCGACGAGCTGCTCGTCCAACTGCCGCGCGGCACGGGCGTGCTGCTCGACCCGGCCGCCGAGCACACCGTGGCGCTGCCGCCGGTGCCCGGCATCGTGCCCGCAGCCATCGCCCTGGACCCCGACGTGCACGGAGACACGTCCGATGGGTAG
- a CDS encoding MAB_1171c family putative transporter yields the protein MGVSALLHTLAATGVGMLLVGRLRTLRHTPRDPALRALVAALVLLLVLTLLGGAGVTGTLFSTTGWSSVAARGLQVGTVLALALFFGYSGYSSARARRTGWWDVRIAATVLVGMVALVGLGGPGSGAAAVGLALSGGYTTVMLLRTGVWGLDYLGEVAGRMRPSPPMGTVGLWLCGLATAVGTTTALAPPGGQLPESVRAGLHRAYPVGTLLFTASLLYPTLLTRIAALRLWQRHWRTYRELEPLWRQLSAAFPEASPAPLRWWHRLPWRVHHRHWQRVIAIRDALLWLGPHLVDLGVTTQSTLPQQATGVIRALQRVHAGVAPTSNDIALVAVDDAAPAGAMLVRLSRAMG from the coding sequence ATGGGTGTGAGCGCGCTGCTGCACACCCTGGCTGCCACCGGGGTCGGGATGCTGCTGGTCGGGCGGCTGCGGACGCTGCGCCACACCCCCCGCGATCCCGCGCTGCGTGCGCTGGTGGCCGCGCTGGTGCTGCTGCTGGTGTTGACCCTGCTGGGCGGGGCCGGGGTGACCGGCACGCTGTTCAGCACCACCGGCTGGTCGTCGGTGGCCGCGCGCGGTCTCCAGGTGGGCACGGTGCTGGCGTTGGCGCTGTTTTTCGGCTACAGCGGTTATTCGAGCGCACGTGCCCGCCGCACGGGCTGGTGGGATGTGCGCATCGCCGCGACGGTGCTGGTTGGCATGGTCGCCCTGGTGGGGCTGGGCGGCCCCGGAAGCGGTGCCGCCGCCGTCGGGCTCGCGTTGTCCGGGGGCTATACCACCGTGATGCTGCTGCGCACCGGCGTGTGGGGGCTGGACTATCTCGGCGAGGTCGCCGGCCGGATGCGTCCCAGCCCCCCGATGGGCACGGTCGGGCTGTGGCTGTGCGGGCTGGCCACGGCCGTGGGCACCACCACGGCGCTGGCGCCCCCGGGTGGGCAGCTGCCCGAGTCGGTGCGCGCGGGGCTGCACCGCGCCTATCCAGTCGGAACGCTACTGTTCACCGCGAGTCTGCTGTATCCGACGCTGCTGACCCGGATCGCTGCGCTGCGGCTGTGGCAGCGGCACTGGCGCACCTACCGGGAGCTGGAGCCATTGTGGCGGCAGCTGTCGGCCGCGTTTCCGGAAGCCTCACCCGCGCCGCTGCGGTGGTGGCATCGGCTGCCGTGGCGGGTGCACCACCGGCACTGGCAGCGGGTCATCGCCATCCGGGACGCGCTGCTGTGGCTGGGCCCGCACCTGGTCGATCTCGGCGTGACCACGCAGAGCACGCTGCCGCAGCAAGCCACCGGGGTGATCCGGGCACTGCAGCGGGTCCACGCCGGTGTGGCGCCCACCTCCAACGACATCGCGCTGGTGGCCGTCGACGATGCGGCCCCGGCCGGGGCGATGCTGGTGCGGCTGTCCCGCGCGATGGGCTGA
- a CDS encoding helix-turn-helix domain-containing protein — protein sequence MSEGVEAFPLGERITYLQQAVPRPDGKSYTWKEIAESTGIGRAYLHALRSGERTEPSLQVAGKLAEHFGVSVDFLATHDHEWARDYACQMDLVTKMGHADVVGIAARAQNLSQSNLQLVRQLVDQLAPSPES from the coding sequence ATGAGTGAGGGTGTCGAGGCGTTTCCCCTGGGGGAGCGCATCACCTACCTCCAGCAGGCAGTGCCGCGCCCCGATGGGAAGAGCTATACCTGGAAGGAAATCGCCGAGTCGACCGGGATCGGGCGCGCGTATCTGCATGCGCTGCGGTCCGGCGAGAGGACGGAGCCGTCCCTGCAGGTCGCCGGGAAGCTCGCCGAGCATTTCGGGGTGTCGGTGGATTTTCTGGCGACACATGATCACGAGTGGGCGCGCGACTACGCGTGTCAAATGGATCTGGTGACCAAGATGGGCCATGCCGACGTGGTCGGCATCGCAGCGCGGGCGCAAAATCTGTCGCAGTCGAATTTGCAGCTCGTGCGGCAGTTGGTCGATCAGCTGGCCCCGTCGCCGGAGTCCTAG
- a CDS encoding helix-turn-helix domain-containing protein, with amino-acid sequence MHLGQRLRRWRQHRGLSQRQLAEQAGCHISLIGHTEAGRKIPTAAVTAHLDRVLATDGDLAALLPTRTPNGVPNQLPPVSAQLYGRDHEWERLGALAEHSHVIVTGEAGIGKTSLAVSWASHTAEFPDGILYRDLGGEPDPERVLTGLLDDLGHAPPSGGIPAQSRLLRSALAHKRMLLVLDGVDDAQQVRPLLPNLLRSRAVLTSRSDLDELVLDGHSEQLRLGPLPPEHGMQLLTHGPATAVATDATELDSLARRAGGHPRTLRALAHGLPGIATPDRGGLAA; translated from the coding sequence ATGCACTTGGGACAGCGGCTGCGCCGGTGGCGCCAACACCGGGGGCTGTCACAACGGCAGCTCGCCGAACAGGCCGGCTGCCACATATCGCTGATCGGCCACACCGAGGCGGGCCGCAAAATCCCCACCGCGGCAGTGACCGCCCACCTCGACAGGGTCCTCGCCACCGACGGGGATCTGGCCGCGCTGCTGCCCACACGCACCCCCAACGGGGTGCCCAACCAACTCCCGCCGGTCAGCGCACAGCTGTACGGACGCGACCACGAATGGGAGCGGCTCGGCGCGCTGGCCGAGCACAGTCACGTGATCGTGACCGGAGAAGCCGGCATCGGCAAGACCAGCCTGGCCGTGAGCTGGGCCAGCCACACCGCGGAATTTCCCGACGGGATCCTGTACCGCGACCTGGGCGGCGAGCCCGACCCGGAGAGGGTGCTGACCGGACTGCTGGACGATCTCGGGCACGCGCCCCCGAGTGGGGGCATTCCCGCGCAGAGCAGGCTGCTGCGCAGCGCGCTGGCCCACAAACGCATGCTGCTCGTACTCGACGGAGTCGACGATGCCCAACAGGTGCGGCCCCTGCTGCCCAACCTGCTGCGCAGCCGCGCGGTGCTGACCAGTCGCAGCGACCTCGACGAGCTGGTGCTGGACGGGCACAGCGAGCAACTCCGGCTGGGGCCGCTGCCTCCCGAACACGGGATGCAGCTGCTCACCCACGGTCCCGCCACCGCGGTCGCCACCGATGCCACCGAGCTGGACAGCCTCGCCCGGCGAGCCGGTGGCCACCCCCGCACCCTCCGTGCTCTGGCCCACGGGCTGCCCGGAATCGCCACCCCGGACCGTGGCGGGCTGGCCGCCTGA
- a CDS encoding AAA family ATPase, whose translation MFTPTDEQRAVLDTLPTADRLKVTAGAGAGKTAVLVQCAELMRGKKVLYTAFNRGIVQEGKGKFGANTDYLTSHKLAYDAVAKPYLKRLNDTTRQPGKEKAKLLRLLEPYRIGDLTLRPGTLARLASDGVENFCNGSDDEPQWFHMPNLDGIDQSESRALRQFLQPYAAEMWEELQLTDAQGGEKFPFTPNHFRKLWQLTRPTLPYDVLLVDEAQDSAEVFMDVIRRQGAQTVLIGDTAQAINEWAGARDAIQSFDAPELRLTQSFRFGQEVADEANLWLELLGTSMRITGTGSSLVGPSSDPTAVLTRTNGEAVVQLMQAQSSGRKVALAGTKAKSEIEQLCDAADGLKQGKGTHVKALMAFTYWSELQQYAHSEGRDLKPFVEVVDMHGTDVVRRALRELVAEQRAERVISTAHVSKGLEFERVKIGADFTEPTSGDGTPKDPSPQEIKLGYVALTRAQEQLDLGGLAWLRRRREREARGQSAGVHGGSELEVGR comes from the coding sequence ATGTTCACACCAACCGACGAGCAACGCGCAGTGCTCGACACACTGCCCACCGCCGACCGGCTCAAAGTCACCGCCGGGGCGGGCGCAGGGAAAACGGCCGTACTGGTGCAGTGCGCCGAACTCATGCGCGGCAAGAAGGTGCTGTACACCGCGTTCAACCGCGGGATCGTGCAGGAAGGAAAGGGAAAGTTCGGAGCGAACACCGACTACTTGACCAGCCACAAGTTGGCCTACGACGCGGTAGCCAAGCCGTACCTGAAGCGGCTGAACGACACCACCCGCCAACCGGGGAAGGAGAAAGCCAAGCTGCTGAGGCTCCTGGAGCCGTACCGGATCGGCGATCTGACGCTGCGGCCCGGCACCCTCGCCCGGCTGGCTTCAGACGGCGTGGAGAACTTCTGCAACGGGTCCGACGACGAACCGCAGTGGTTCCACATGCCGAATCTGGACGGGATCGACCAGTCGGAGTCTCGGGCGCTGCGGCAGTTCCTCCAGCCCTACGCCGCTGAGATGTGGGAGGAACTCCAGCTCACTGACGCGCAGGGCGGGGAAAAGTTCCCGTTCACCCCCAACCACTTCAGGAAGCTGTGGCAGCTCACTCGGCCGACGCTGCCGTACGACGTGCTGCTGGTGGACGAGGCGCAGGACTCCGCCGAGGTGTTCATGGACGTGATCCGCCGGCAGGGTGCGCAGACCGTACTGATCGGCGATACGGCGCAGGCGATCAACGAGTGGGCGGGAGCCCGCGATGCGATCCAGAGCTTCGACGCGCCTGAGCTGCGGTTGACCCAGAGTTTCCGGTTCGGTCAGGAGGTGGCCGACGAGGCGAACCTGTGGCTGGAGCTGCTCGGCACGTCCATGCGGATCACCGGTACCGGGAGTTCGCTGGTCGGCCCGAGTAGTGATCCGACCGCGGTGTTGACCCGCACGAATGGGGAGGCCGTGGTTCAGCTGATGCAGGCTCAGTCGTCTGGGCGGAAGGTGGCCTTGGCTGGGACCAAGGCCAAGTCGGAAATTGAACAACTCTGCGACGCGGCGGATGGGCTGAAGCAGGGCAAGGGCACGCACGTGAAAGCGCTGATGGCGTTCACCTACTGGTCGGAGTTGCAGCAGTACGCCCACTCCGAGGGGCGGGATCTGAAGCCGTTCGTCGAGGTGGTGGACATGCACGGCACTGACGTGGTGCGGCGGGCGCTGCGGGAGCTGGTGGCGGAGCAGCGGGCTGAGCGTGTGATTTCGACGGCCCACGTCAGCAAGGGGCTCGAGTTCGAGCGGGTGAAGATCGGGGCGGATTTCACGGAGCCGACCAGTGGTGATGGCACGCCGAAGGACCCGAGTCCGCAGGAGATCAAGCTGGGGTATGTGGCGCTGACGAGGGCGCAGGAGCAGCTTGATTTGGGCGGTTTGGCGTGGCTGCGCCGGAGGCGTGAGCGGGAGGCTCGCGGGCAGTCCGCCGGTGTCCACGGTGGTTCCGAGTTGGAGGTGGGCAGATGA
- a CDS encoding WhiB family transcriptional regulator, with product MKETQASTDWRDRAACRDQDPELFFPVGNSGPALEQEQAAKAVCAACPVATECLNYALGGGLTYGIYGGTSAPERRALRIREALAA from the coding sequence ATGAAGGAGACGCAGGCGAGCACCGACTGGCGCGATCGCGCTGCCTGCCGCGACCAGGACCCCGAGCTGTTCTTCCCGGTCGGCAACAGCGGACCCGCGCTCGAGCAGGAACAGGCAGCCAAGGCCGTGTGCGCTGCCTGCCCGGTGGCCACCGAGTGCCTGAACTACGCACTGGGCGGTGGGCTCACCTACGGGATCTACGGCGGCACGTCCGCCCCGGAGCGTCGGGCGCTGCGCATTCGGGAAGCCCTGGCGGCATGA